Proteins encoded by one window of Pelmatolapia mariae isolate MD_Pm_ZW linkage group LG14, Pm_UMD_F_2, whole genome shotgun sequence:
- the masp1 gene encoding mannan-binding lectin serine protease 1 isoform X2, with translation MRLVLISLLFSLGLGAQQLSLSGMYGSLCSPNFPEPYPRDTQLCWNISVPDGFRIKLYFHHFDLEPSYLCDYDYVKVEAEGEVLALFCGKEQTDTEAVPAQQALTSPRNSLSLLFSSDFSDEERFSGFVAHYSAVDVDECSERSDEDVLCDHFCHNYIGGYYCSCRYGYLLHSDNHTCRVECSSDVFRERSGVLSSIDFPAPYPKSCECSYRIEVEDGFRLRLQFDSRFDVEDHPDVSCPYDYIKIKAGSAEFGPFCGDRSPGVIQTDSNVASVVFRSDSSGENLGWRLSYTATGSQCPVPETPPNALMNPFQSEYFFKDHILFTCEPGYHLLKDGGHLDHYQIDCRADGSWSDRPPPCHMVDCGSPKMVDMADVVFGNHDNSTLFGATVQYVCREGGVQLNTCGQPSRPLPPQVKRIVGGRSAEPGFFPWQVLLSVEDLSRVPEDRWFGSGALLSESWVLTAAHVLRSLRRDTSVVPVAADHVKVFLGVHDARDKRRATNLSVDRIFLHPDFQPNNYNNDIALLRLSERVEFNQLIRPVCLPLPHTQDDPPAPLPNSLGVVAGWGISNPNASTSSSPSSTLTFDSVSDADLEMTSDLLQYVKLPVVSQAECEASYASRSVSYNITDNMFCAGFFEGGRDTCLGDSGGAFVMEDEVSRRWAVFGLVSWGGPEECGSLRVYGVYTRVAKYVEWIQSHLHAAPWW, from the exons ACTCGTCCTCATCTCGCTGCTCTTCTCGCTCGGACTCGGTGCTCAGCAGCTGTCGCTGTCGGGGATGTACGGCAGCCTGTGCTCGCCAAACTTCCCGGAGCCGTATCCCCGGGACACGCAGCTTTGCTGGAACATCAGCGTTCCCGACGGCTTCCGGATCAAGCTCTACTTCCACCACTTCGACCTGGAGCCGTCTTACCTGTGCGATTACGACTACGTCAAG GTGGAGGCTGAGGGGGAGGTGCTGGCGCTGTTCTGTGGAAAGGAGCAGACGGACACGGAGGCGGTGCCGGCTCAGCAGGCCCTCACCTCCCCCAGAAACTCCCTCagcctcctcttctcctccgaCTTCTCCGACGAGGAGCGGTTCTCCGGGTTCGTGGCTCACTACAGCGCCGTGG ACGTAGACGAGTGCAGCGAGCGGAGTGACGAGGACGTGCTCTGCGATCATTTCTGCCACAACTACATTGGAGGATACTACTGCTCCTGTCGCTATGGTTACCTGCTGCACTCTGACAACCACACCTGCAGAG TGGAGTGCAGCAGCGATGTGTTCAGGGAACGCTCCGGAGTTCTGAGCAGCATCGACTTCCCTGCTCCGTACCCAAAGAGCTGCGAGTGCTCGTACCGCATCGAGGTGGAGGACGGCTTCAGGCTCCGCCTCCAGTTTGACTCACGCTTTGATGTGGAGGATCACCCTGATGTCAGCTGTCCCTACGACTACATTAAg ATTAAAGCAGGAAGTGCTGAGTTCGGTCCGTTCTGCGGCGATCGATCTCCAGGAGTCATTCAGACCGACAGCAACGTGGCCTCCGTCGTGTTCCGCAGCGATAGCTCTGGAGAAAACCTCGGCTGGAGGCTCAGCTACACGGCTACAG GAAGTCAATGTCCCGTGCCCGAGACTCCGCCCAACGCCCTGATGAACCCCTTCCAATCAGAATACTTCTTTAAAGACCACATCCTGTTCACCTGTGAGCCTGGATACCACCTGCTGAAG GACGGAGGTCACCTGGATCACTATCAGATCGACTGCCGGGCCGACGGATCGTGGAGCGACCGTCCTCCTCCGTGCCACA TGGTGGATTGTGGGAGTCCAAAGATGGTCGACATGGCTGACGTGGTGTTTGGTAACCATGACAACAGCACACTGTTCGGTGCGACCGTTCAGTACGTGTGCAGGGAGGGCGGCGTCCAGCTTAACA CCTGTGGCCAGCCGTCCCGCCCTCTCCCCCCTCAGGTGAAGCGGATTGTGGGCGGTCGTAGCGCCGAGCCTGGCTTCTTCCCCTGGCAGGTCCTGCTCAGTGTGGAGGACCTATCCAGAGTCCCAGAGGATCGCTGGTTCGGCTCCGGGGCCCTGCTGTCGGAGTCCTGGGTCCTCACAGCTGCCCACGTCCTGCGGTCCCTGAGGAGGGACACCAGTGTCGTCCCCGTGGCCGCTGACCACGTCAAG GTCTTCCTTGGTGTCCATGATGCCAGAGACAAACGTCGGGCCACCAACCTCTCCGTGGACCGGATCTTCCTCCACCCGGACTTCCAacccaacaactacaacaacgacatCGCCCTGCTGAGGCTGAGTGAGCGGGTGGAGTTTAACCAGCTCATCCGTCCGGTCTGTCTCCCACTGCCTCACACACAG GATGACCCACCAGCACCTCTCCCCAACTCTCTGGGTGTAGTTGCTGGTTGGGGAATCTCCAACCCCAACGCCTCTACTTCTTCCTCCCCCTCATCCACTCTGACCTTTGACTCTGTGTCGGACGCCGACCTCGagatgacctctgacctcctgcAGTATGTGAAGCTGCCGGTGGTCTCCCAGGCCGAGTGTGAGGCGAGCTACGCCTCGCGCTCCGTCAGCTACAACATCACTGACAACATGTTCTGTGCCGGCTTCTTCGAGGGGGGGCGGGACACCTGCCTGGGGGACAGCGGGGGTGCGTTTGTAATGGAGGACGAGGTCAGCCGGAGGTGGGCGGTGTTTGGGTTGGTGTCCTGGGGCGGACCGGAGGAGTGCGGGAGTCTGAGAGTGTATGGAGTCTACACCCGCGTGGCCAAATATGTGGAGTGGATACAGAGTCACCTTCacgctgccccctggtggtga
- the masp1 gene encoding mannan-binding lectin serine protease 1 isoform X1: MRLVLISLLFSLGLGAQQLSLSGMYGSLCSPNFPEPYPRDTQLCWNISVPDGFRIKLYFHHFDLEPSYLCDYDYVKVEAEGEVLALFCGKEQTDTEAVPAQQALTSPRNSLSLLFSSDFSDEERFSGFVAHYSAVDVDECSERSDEDVLCDHFCHNYIGGYYCSCRYGYLLHSDNHTCRVECSSDVFRERSGVLSSIDFPAPYPKSCECSYRIEVEDGFRLRLQFDSRFDVEDHPDVSCPYDYIKIKAGSAEFGPFCGDRSPGVIQTDSNVASVVFRSDSSGENLGWRLSYTATGSQCPVPETPPNALMNPFQSEYFFKDHILFTCEPGYHLLKDGGHLDHYQIDCRADGSWSDRPPPCHMVDCGSPKMVDMADVVFGNHDNSTLFGATVQYVCREGGVQLNTSYRCGLSGDWVDSEGRSTVPTCLPTCGQPSRPLPPQVKRIVGGRSAEPGFFPWQVLLSVEDLSRVPEDRWFGSGALLSESWVLTAAHVLRSLRRDTSVVPVAADHVKVFLGVHDARDKRRATNLSVDRIFLHPDFQPNNYNNDIALLRLSERVEFNQLIRPVCLPLPHTQDDPPAPLPNSLGVVAGWGISNPNASTSSSPSSTLTFDSVSDADLEMTSDLLQYVKLPVVSQAECEASYASRSVSYNITDNMFCAGFFEGGRDTCLGDSGGAFVMEDEVSRRWAVFGLVSWGGPEECGSLRVYGVYTRVAKYVEWIQSHLHAAPWW; the protein is encoded by the exons ACTCGTCCTCATCTCGCTGCTCTTCTCGCTCGGACTCGGTGCTCAGCAGCTGTCGCTGTCGGGGATGTACGGCAGCCTGTGCTCGCCAAACTTCCCGGAGCCGTATCCCCGGGACACGCAGCTTTGCTGGAACATCAGCGTTCCCGACGGCTTCCGGATCAAGCTCTACTTCCACCACTTCGACCTGGAGCCGTCTTACCTGTGCGATTACGACTACGTCAAG GTGGAGGCTGAGGGGGAGGTGCTGGCGCTGTTCTGTGGAAAGGAGCAGACGGACACGGAGGCGGTGCCGGCTCAGCAGGCCCTCACCTCCCCCAGAAACTCCCTCagcctcctcttctcctccgaCTTCTCCGACGAGGAGCGGTTCTCCGGGTTCGTGGCTCACTACAGCGCCGTGG ACGTAGACGAGTGCAGCGAGCGGAGTGACGAGGACGTGCTCTGCGATCATTTCTGCCACAACTACATTGGAGGATACTACTGCTCCTGTCGCTATGGTTACCTGCTGCACTCTGACAACCACACCTGCAGAG TGGAGTGCAGCAGCGATGTGTTCAGGGAACGCTCCGGAGTTCTGAGCAGCATCGACTTCCCTGCTCCGTACCCAAAGAGCTGCGAGTGCTCGTACCGCATCGAGGTGGAGGACGGCTTCAGGCTCCGCCTCCAGTTTGACTCACGCTTTGATGTGGAGGATCACCCTGATGTCAGCTGTCCCTACGACTACATTAAg ATTAAAGCAGGAAGTGCTGAGTTCGGTCCGTTCTGCGGCGATCGATCTCCAGGAGTCATTCAGACCGACAGCAACGTGGCCTCCGTCGTGTTCCGCAGCGATAGCTCTGGAGAAAACCTCGGCTGGAGGCTCAGCTACACGGCTACAG GAAGTCAATGTCCCGTGCCCGAGACTCCGCCCAACGCCCTGATGAACCCCTTCCAATCAGAATACTTCTTTAAAGACCACATCCTGTTCACCTGTGAGCCTGGATACCACCTGCTGAAG GACGGAGGTCACCTGGATCACTATCAGATCGACTGCCGGGCCGACGGATCGTGGAGCGACCGTCCTCCTCCGTGCCACA TGGTGGATTGTGGGAGTCCAAAGATGGTCGACATGGCTGACGTGGTGTTTGGTAACCATGACAACAGCACACTGTTCGGTGCGACCGTTCAGTACGTGTGCAGGGAGGGCGGCGTCCAGCTTAACA CTTCATACAGGTGTGGCCTGAGTGGAGACTGGGTCGATTCAGAAGGAAGAAGCACAGTACCCACCTGTCTGCCAA CCTGTGGCCAGCCGTCCCGCCCTCTCCCCCCTCAGGTGAAGCGGATTGTGGGCGGTCGTAGCGCCGAGCCTGGCTTCTTCCCCTGGCAGGTCCTGCTCAGTGTGGAGGACCTATCCAGAGTCCCAGAGGATCGCTGGTTCGGCTCCGGGGCCCTGCTGTCGGAGTCCTGGGTCCTCACAGCTGCCCACGTCCTGCGGTCCCTGAGGAGGGACACCAGTGTCGTCCCCGTGGCCGCTGACCACGTCAAG GTCTTCCTTGGTGTCCATGATGCCAGAGACAAACGTCGGGCCACCAACCTCTCCGTGGACCGGATCTTCCTCCACCCGGACTTCCAacccaacaactacaacaacgacatCGCCCTGCTGAGGCTGAGTGAGCGGGTGGAGTTTAACCAGCTCATCCGTCCGGTCTGTCTCCCACTGCCTCACACACAG GATGACCCACCAGCACCTCTCCCCAACTCTCTGGGTGTAGTTGCTGGTTGGGGAATCTCCAACCCCAACGCCTCTACTTCTTCCTCCCCCTCATCCACTCTGACCTTTGACTCTGTGTCGGACGCCGACCTCGagatgacctctgacctcctgcAGTATGTGAAGCTGCCGGTGGTCTCCCAGGCCGAGTGTGAGGCGAGCTACGCCTCGCGCTCCGTCAGCTACAACATCACTGACAACATGTTCTGTGCCGGCTTCTTCGAGGGGGGGCGGGACACCTGCCTGGGGGACAGCGGGGGTGCGTTTGTAATGGAGGACGAGGTCAGCCGGAGGTGGGCGGTGTTTGGGTTGGTGTCCTGGGGCGGACCGGAGGAGTGCGGGAGTCTGAGAGTGTATGGAGTCTACACCCGCGTGGCCAAATATGTGGAGTGGATACAGAGTCACCTTCacgctgccccctggtggtga
- the masp1 gene encoding mannan-binding lectin serine protease 1 isoform X4 has product MRLVLISLLFSLGLGAQQLSLSGMYGSLCSPNFPEPYPRDTQLCWNISVPDGFRIKLYFHHFDLEPSYLCDYDYVKVEAEGEVLALFCGKEQTDTEAVPAQQALTSPRNSLSLLFSSDFSDEERFSGFVAHYSAVDVDECSERSDEDVLCDHFCHNYIGGYYCSCRYGYLLHSDNHTCRVECSSDVFRERSGVLSSIDFPAPYPKSCECSYRIEVEDGFRLRLQFDSRFDVEDHPDVSCPYDYIKIKAGSAEFGPFCGDRSPGVIQTDSNVASVVFRSDSSGENLGWRLSYTATGSQCPVPETPPNALMNPFQSEYFFKDHILFTCEPGYHLLKDGGHLDHYQIDCRADGSWSDRPPPCHNSRRKPSSLSSIQTNHSLA; this is encoded by the exons ACTCGTCCTCATCTCGCTGCTCTTCTCGCTCGGACTCGGTGCTCAGCAGCTGTCGCTGTCGGGGATGTACGGCAGCCTGTGCTCGCCAAACTTCCCGGAGCCGTATCCCCGGGACACGCAGCTTTGCTGGAACATCAGCGTTCCCGACGGCTTCCGGATCAAGCTCTACTTCCACCACTTCGACCTGGAGCCGTCTTACCTGTGCGATTACGACTACGTCAAG GTGGAGGCTGAGGGGGAGGTGCTGGCGCTGTTCTGTGGAAAGGAGCAGACGGACACGGAGGCGGTGCCGGCTCAGCAGGCCCTCACCTCCCCCAGAAACTCCCTCagcctcctcttctcctccgaCTTCTCCGACGAGGAGCGGTTCTCCGGGTTCGTGGCTCACTACAGCGCCGTGG ACGTAGACGAGTGCAGCGAGCGGAGTGACGAGGACGTGCTCTGCGATCATTTCTGCCACAACTACATTGGAGGATACTACTGCTCCTGTCGCTATGGTTACCTGCTGCACTCTGACAACCACACCTGCAGAG TGGAGTGCAGCAGCGATGTGTTCAGGGAACGCTCCGGAGTTCTGAGCAGCATCGACTTCCCTGCTCCGTACCCAAAGAGCTGCGAGTGCTCGTACCGCATCGAGGTGGAGGACGGCTTCAGGCTCCGCCTCCAGTTTGACTCACGCTTTGATGTGGAGGATCACCCTGATGTCAGCTGTCCCTACGACTACATTAAg ATTAAAGCAGGAAGTGCTGAGTTCGGTCCGTTCTGCGGCGATCGATCTCCAGGAGTCATTCAGACCGACAGCAACGTGGCCTCCGTCGTGTTCCGCAGCGATAGCTCTGGAGAAAACCTCGGCTGGAGGCTCAGCTACACGGCTACAG GAAGTCAATGTCCCGTGCCCGAGACTCCGCCCAACGCCCTGATGAACCCCTTCCAATCAGAATACTTCTTTAAAGACCACATCCTGTTCACCTGTGAGCCTGGATACCACCTGCTGAAG GACGGAGGTCACCTGGATCACTATCAGATCGACTGCCGGGCCGACGGATCGTGGAGCGACCGTCCTCCTCCGTGCCACA ACTCCAGGAGGAAGCCGAGCTCTCTGTCCAGCATCCAGACCAATCACAGCCTAGCTTAA
- the masp1 gene encoding mannan-binding lectin serine protease 1 isoform X3, whose protein sequence is MRLVLISLLFSLGLGAQQLSLSGMYGSLCSPNFPEPYPRDTQLCWNISVPDGFRIKLYFHHFDLEPSYLCDYDYVKVEAEGEVLALFCGKEQTDTEAVPAQQALTSPRNSLSLLFSSDFSDEERFSGFVAHYSAVDVDECSERSDEDVLCDHFCHNYIGGYYCSCRYGYLLHSDNHTCRVECSSDVFRERSGVLSSIDFPAPYPKSCECSYRIEVEDGFRLRLQFDSRFDVEDHPDVSCPYDYIKIKAGSAEFGPFCGDRSPGVIQTDSNVASVVFRSDSSGENLGWRLSYTATGSQCPVPETPPNALMNPFQSEYFFKDHILFTCEPGYHLLKDGGHLDHYQIDCRADGSWSDRPPPCHTCGQPSRPLPPQVKRIVGGRSAEPGFFPWQVLLSVEDLSRVPEDRWFGSGALLSESWVLTAAHVLRSLRRDTSVVPVAADHVKVFLGVHDARDKRRATNLSVDRIFLHPDFQPNNYNNDIALLRLSERVEFNQLIRPVCLPLPHTQDDPPAPLPNSLGVVAGWGISNPNASTSSSPSSTLTFDSVSDADLEMTSDLLQYVKLPVVSQAECEASYASRSVSYNITDNMFCAGFFEGGRDTCLGDSGGAFVMEDEVSRRWAVFGLVSWGGPEECGSLRVYGVYTRVAKYVEWIQSHLHAAPWW, encoded by the exons ACTCGTCCTCATCTCGCTGCTCTTCTCGCTCGGACTCGGTGCTCAGCAGCTGTCGCTGTCGGGGATGTACGGCAGCCTGTGCTCGCCAAACTTCCCGGAGCCGTATCCCCGGGACACGCAGCTTTGCTGGAACATCAGCGTTCCCGACGGCTTCCGGATCAAGCTCTACTTCCACCACTTCGACCTGGAGCCGTCTTACCTGTGCGATTACGACTACGTCAAG GTGGAGGCTGAGGGGGAGGTGCTGGCGCTGTTCTGTGGAAAGGAGCAGACGGACACGGAGGCGGTGCCGGCTCAGCAGGCCCTCACCTCCCCCAGAAACTCCCTCagcctcctcttctcctccgaCTTCTCCGACGAGGAGCGGTTCTCCGGGTTCGTGGCTCACTACAGCGCCGTGG ACGTAGACGAGTGCAGCGAGCGGAGTGACGAGGACGTGCTCTGCGATCATTTCTGCCACAACTACATTGGAGGATACTACTGCTCCTGTCGCTATGGTTACCTGCTGCACTCTGACAACCACACCTGCAGAG TGGAGTGCAGCAGCGATGTGTTCAGGGAACGCTCCGGAGTTCTGAGCAGCATCGACTTCCCTGCTCCGTACCCAAAGAGCTGCGAGTGCTCGTACCGCATCGAGGTGGAGGACGGCTTCAGGCTCCGCCTCCAGTTTGACTCACGCTTTGATGTGGAGGATCACCCTGATGTCAGCTGTCCCTACGACTACATTAAg ATTAAAGCAGGAAGTGCTGAGTTCGGTCCGTTCTGCGGCGATCGATCTCCAGGAGTCATTCAGACCGACAGCAACGTGGCCTCCGTCGTGTTCCGCAGCGATAGCTCTGGAGAAAACCTCGGCTGGAGGCTCAGCTACACGGCTACAG GAAGTCAATGTCCCGTGCCCGAGACTCCGCCCAACGCCCTGATGAACCCCTTCCAATCAGAATACTTCTTTAAAGACCACATCCTGTTCACCTGTGAGCCTGGATACCACCTGCTGAAG GACGGAGGTCACCTGGATCACTATCAGATCGACTGCCGGGCCGACGGATCGTGGAGCGACCGTCCTCCTCCGTGCCACA CCTGTGGCCAGCCGTCCCGCCCTCTCCCCCCTCAGGTGAAGCGGATTGTGGGCGGTCGTAGCGCCGAGCCTGGCTTCTTCCCCTGGCAGGTCCTGCTCAGTGTGGAGGACCTATCCAGAGTCCCAGAGGATCGCTGGTTCGGCTCCGGGGCCCTGCTGTCGGAGTCCTGGGTCCTCACAGCTGCCCACGTCCTGCGGTCCCTGAGGAGGGACACCAGTGTCGTCCCCGTGGCCGCTGACCACGTCAAG GTCTTCCTTGGTGTCCATGATGCCAGAGACAAACGTCGGGCCACCAACCTCTCCGTGGACCGGATCTTCCTCCACCCGGACTTCCAacccaacaactacaacaacgacatCGCCCTGCTGAGGCTGAGTGAGCGGGTGGAGTTTAACCAGCTCATCCGTCCGGTCTGTCTCCCACTGCCTCACACACAG GATGACCCACCAGCACCTCTCCCCAACTCTCTGGGTGTAGTTGCTGGTTGGGGAATCTCCAACCCCAACGCCTCTACTTCTTCCTCCCCCTCATCCACTCTGACCTTTGACTCTGTGTCGGACGCCGACCTCGagatgacctctgacctcctgcAGTATGTGAAGCTGCCGGTGGTCTCCCAGGCCGAGTGTGAGGCGAGCTACGCCTCGCGCTCCGTCAGCTACAACATCACTGACAACATGTTCTGTGCCGGCTTCTTCGAGGGGGGGCGGGACACCTGCCTGGGGGACAGCGGGGGTGCGTTTGTAATGGAGGACGAGGTCAGCCGGAGGTGGGCGGTGTTTGGGTTGGTGTCCTGGGGCGGACCGGAGGAGTGCGGGAGTCTGAGAGTGTATGGAGTCTACACCCGCGTGGCCAAATATGTGGAGTGGATACAGAGTCACCTTCacgctgccccctggtggtga